A single Corvus hawaiiensis isolate bCorHaw1 chromosome 26, bCorHaw1.pri.cur, whole genome shotgun sequence DNA region contains:
- the LOC125317353 gene encoding carbonic anhydrase 13-like isoform X1 produces MLHWGYDEHNGPAHWKEVFPVANGDRQSPIDIKTEETKYDPSLRPLNPSYDPASAKIILNNGHSTSVEFDDTVNKSALELGCQVYNCLLLTGGPLSGTYRLRQIHFHWGSNDEAGSEHTVDGMKYAAELHVVHWNAEKYSSFVEAASQSDGLAVMAVFLKIGECNPQLKKITDRLDTIRVKGKKALFTNFDPSCLLPKSLDYWTYFGSLTVPPLLESVIWIVLREPISVCSEQLAKFRSLLSTAEDEVACCLLRNFRPPQPLRGREVRRN; encoded by the exons atgCTGCACTGGGGATACGACGAGCACAACG GGCCTGCCCACTGGAAGGAGGTTTTTCCTGTTGCTAATGGAGACCGTCAGTCACCCATCGACATCAAAACTGAGGAAACCAAGTATGATCCCTCCCTCCGTCCTCTAAATCCCAGTTATGATCCAGCTTCTGCTAAAATCATCCTTAACAACGGGCACTCCACCAGTGTGGAGTTTGATGACACCGTCAACAAATCAG CATTGGAACTGGGCTGTCAAGTCTATAATTGTTTGT TGCTGACTGGGGGGCCACTCAGCGGGACCTACAGGCTGCGCCAGATTCACTTCCACTGGGGATCCAATGACGAAGCCGGCTCTGAGCACACGGTGGACGGGATGAAGTATGCAGCAGAG CTTCATGTGGTCCATTGGAATGCAGAGAAGTATTCCAGTTTTGTTGAGGCAGCTTCTCAGTCAGATGGATTAGCAGTCATGGCTGTATTTCTGAAG ATTGGTGAATGCAACCCTCAACTGAAGAAGATTACTGACCGCTTGGACACCATCAGAGTCAAG gggaaaaaagcactaTTCACAAACTTTGATCCCAGCTGTCTGCTTCCCAAGTCCCTGGACTACTGGACTTACTTTGGCTCTCTCACTGTTCCACCTCTTCTTGAGAGTGTCATCTGGATTGTTCTGAGAGAGCCCATAAGTGTTTGTTCTGAACAG CTGGCCAAATTCCGCAGCCTCCTGAGCACTGCTGAAGACGAGGTCGCCTGCTGCTTGCTGAGAAACTTCCGGCCTCCCCAGCCTCTAAGAGGACGAGAAGtcagaagaaattaa
- the LOC125317353 gene encoding carbonic anhydrase 13-like isoform X2: protein MLHWGYDEHNGPAHWKEVFPVANGDRQSPIDIKTEETKYDPSLRPLNPSYDPASAKIILNNGHSTSVEFDDTVNKSVLTGGPLSGTYRLRQIHFHWGSNDEAGSEHTVDGMKYAAELHVVHWNAEKYSSFVEAASQSDGLAVMAVFLKIGECNPQLKKITDRLDTIRVKGKKALFTNFDPSCLLPKSLDYWTYFGSLTVPPLLESVIWIVLREPISVCSEQLAKFRSLLSTAEDEVACCLLRNFRPPQPLRGREVRRN, encoded by the exons atgCTGCACTGGGGATACGACGAGCACAACG GGCCTGCCCACTGGAAGGAGGTTTTTCCTGTTGCTAATGGAGACCGTCAGTCACCCATCGACATCAAAACTGAGGAAACCAAGTATGATCCCTCCCTCCGTCCTCTAAATCCCAGTTATGATCCAGCTTCTGCTAAAATCATCCTTAACAACGGGCACTCCACCAGTGTGGAGTTTGATGACACCGTCAACAAATCAG TGCTGACTGGGGGGCCACTCAGCGGGACCTACAGGCTGCGCCAGATTCACTTCCACTGGGGATCCAATGACGAAGCCGGCTCTGAGCACACGGTGGACGGGATGAAGTATGCAGCAGAG CTTCATGTGGTCCATTGGAATGCAGAGAAGTATTCCAGTTTTGTTGAGGCAGCTTCTCAGTCAGATGGATTAGCAGTCATGGCTGTATTTCTGAAG ATTGGTGAATGCAACCCTCAACTGAAGAAGATTACTGACCGCTTGGACACCATCAGAGTCAAG gggaaaaaagcactaTTCACAAACTTTGATCCCAGCTGTCTGCTTCCCAAGTCCCTGGACTACTGGACTTACTTTGGCTCTCTCACTGTTCCACCTCTTCTTGAGAGTGTCATCTGGATTGTTCTGAGAGAGCCCATAAGTGTTTGTTCTGAACAG CTGGCCAAATTCCGCAGCCTCCTGAGCACTGCTGAAGACGAGGTCGCCTGCTGCTTGCTGAGAAACTTCCGGCCTCCCCAGCCTCTAAGAGGACGAGAAGtcagaagaaattaa
- the LOC125317353 gene encoding carbonic anhydrase 13-like isoform X3: MELLFSVLKVQHLKRWSPILEKPISCPAPEHLYLKTLHVVHWNAEKYSSFVEAASQSDGLAVMAVFLKIGECNPQLKKITDRLDTIRVKGKKALFTNFDPSCLLPKSLDYWTYFGSLTVPPLLESVIWIVLREPISVCSEQLAKFRSLLSTAEDEVACCLLRNFRPPQPLRGREVRRN; this comes from the exons ATGGAGTTGCTTTTCAGCGTTCTTAAAGTTCAACATCTGAAAAGATGGTCACCAATTTTAGAAAAGCCAATCTCATGCCCTGCTCCTGAGCATCTTTATCTAAAAACT CTTCATGTGGTCCATTGGAATGCAGAGAAGTATTCCAGTTTTGTTGAGGCAGCTTCTCAGTCAGATGGATTAGCAGTCATGGCTGTATTTCTGAAG ATTGGTGAATGCAACCCTCAACTGAAGAAGATTACTGACCGCTTGGACACCATCAGAGTCAAG gggaaaaaagcactaTTCACAAACTTTGATCCCAGCTGTCTGCTTCCCAAGTCCCTGGACTACTGGACTTACTTTGGCTCTCTCACTGTTCCACCTCTTCTTGAGAGTGTCATCTGGATTGTTCTGAGAGAGCCCATAAGTGTTTGTTCTGAACAG CTGGCCAAATTCCGCAGCCTCCTGAGCACTGCTGAAGACGAGGTCGCCTGCTGCTTGCTGAGAAACTTCCGGCCTCCCCAGCCTCTAAGAGGACGAGAAGtcagaagaaattaa